ATATACCCACCCTGACTGCTGTGAGGACCAAAGTGGTTAAATCCAGGTGAAGGGGGTTAGAATGATGCTGGTGAGTGCTGGCAATTGCAGCAGCTGAACTGAGAGTCTGAATAACACGCAGGCTTTCATCCCGAATCCACAGCACCCAGGGCTGCTCTATAGACGGTCTGAGCTGAGTTGAACAGACAAGCTTGTTCCTCACAGAAATGCAGGGAGAGGTTTAATCAAGTTTTGACGACAGTGGAAAATTAAGTTGAAGGGTCCTTCTGGaccaaagtgctttttttttttttttaacacatgggACTCTTTAAGGGTACAGCACTTTATACAATTAGCAGGAAGGCAGGTGGCCTTTTCATTATCGACTTCTTGTATTAAATTGTGTGAAATAATCTTCAGTGGGCTGATTTGTATAGAtttccttcatatattttttcctgataataaaacaaggagaaaaataaatcagcagGTGCCTGACTTCCTAAATATTCTACTTTTCTCAGTGTGTTATTCCTAGGACACAGAACACATCCCCAACCTGTGAGCtcgagggggaaggagggggcatTTTGTCACCTCGTCCCCACAGACCAGTCTAGGGACACGGGAGCTACCTGCAAGTTCCATGACTATAGGGCATTTGCTCATCCCATTTGACTTCTGTGAGATTATCTCTCAAATGCTCCTTACTTAGGCCCCAATGACGGACCTTCGGATCAACAGACACCTGATTGGAAAAGATACTGGAGGGTCCCCTCTGAGTTCAAGCCAGAGCTTGGTGAATGGATAGATACgtcagtaaataaataatgtgttttGTTAGTGACAGGTTCACCTGCTGATCTGCATTTGACATTTTCTGTAGCTGGAACTCTGAACTATTCCTGGGGCATGTCTGTCATGAAGAAGAGACTCCAGGCAGCCCAAGAGCCCCTTCCTCTGCCCGGggagcccctccctctgcccggAGAGCCCTCCCTGCGGTGGGCGGCTGGCACTGTCCTAGGCCATGTCTCCCTCAGGTCCACTCAGTGCCCTCCGGGGCTCCCGCGCCCTCCGGGTACTCCATCACCCCATAACGGGTACCCGTGTCTGAGCCCACTGGGCGTCGCCATGCCCAGGTGAGGATTGCCTGCGGAGGGGTGTTTACAGGATGAGGGCACAGTGAAATCTCAGCCCCCGGTCTGTCTGGGGACCAGTGGATTCCCAGCACTTAGTCTCTGGCTTCCCAGTTCGGagcccttcttcccttcctctttaccAGAAGGCTGTGCCACCGCCCCAACCACTGCTGCTCCGGGGCTTCTGGGGAAATATACCCCAAGGGTCCTGAGCCTTTGGGTGGGAAAGATGTGGGGGGGTGAGCAGGGGTCCCGGAAAGGATGGTTCTATGGGCACAGCAGCGTGCCAGCGCCCATCCCCTCAATGGTGCACACAATGCCCCTTGACCCTGACCTGGTCTCACCCCCGCTGCCTGCCACCCCTCCACCCCGTCGTCTCTGCTCACTTCCTCCCGCCCCAGCGTCCGCCCCACACTCACTGCAAAAGCTGCTCCTTGGCCAGGCTGAGGTTGCTGCCGTCCAGGGCTCTGCGCAGCGCACGCTgctggcgctgcagctgccgctcCGACAGCAAGGTGGCGCGAGCCTTCTGAACCCTCTGCCGGTCCCAGTCCATGTCCCGCTGGCGCTCCTCTTCCTGGAGCCTCTGTGGAGAGGAGACGGGACTCAGCACCCTGCCCCAGCAGAAGAGCCCCGGGAGAGCCGCCCTTTCATTTTAcagacggggaaactgaggcttgggggcAGGtaggtgagcaaggccaggcaggaaATTGGAGGAGACACtaccccccctccccggcccctgcACCTGCTATCATGCTGGTGGCCCAGCCACTTGCTTCCCCAACTTGGAAGGCCTGGGCCGGCCCTCTGAGGCCTGAAGGGGACAGCAGAGTCTCCCCAGGGGCTTTCTCCCCATCTCCTGGTCCAGGCCACTGCTCCTCCCCCATGCCTGCCCCCTCACCCTGGCGGGGCGGCCACCTGCTGACCCGGGAGCCCCGCCCATCCTCCCCAGGTCTGAGAACCCCTCCGATACTTCTTGCCACGATTCCGAGTGGTTTCAACaccttccctctccctgcctctcagcGATTCTGCCTCCCCTGGAAGACCCCTTTCCAGTCTGTCAGCTGTCACCCCAGTGTAGGGGTCCCCTTGTGGGGGGCTTGCTAGGCCACAGACGATGGGCCCCATAAAGCCTCAGTaggtctggggaggggcctgagaacctgcatttctCTGAAGCTCTTTGGTGATGCTGAGAGTGTTATttgtgcttgcttgctttctttttctttccttccttccttccttccttccttccttctttctttctttctttctttctttctttctttctttctttctttctttcttcttttgctttttaaggccacaccagcggcatatggaagttcccaggctaggggtcgaattggagctgcagctgctgatctatgccacagccccagcaacacgagatctgaaccaagtctgtgacctataccacagctcacggcaacccccagacccttaacccactgagcgaggccagggatcaaacccatatcctcgtggatgctagttgggttcattactgctgggaactcctttctttggGGTTTTCGACTGAATCCTTAACGGACACAGACGCCTGAAGAACACCGCCCACGTGTCCCACGTGGCCCTTGTGATTCCCGCTCCCCATCAAGCTCCCTCCGGACttgctcctcccacccccttcccgTCTCGGGAAACACCAACTCCATGCTTCTCGATGCTCAGGCCAGGAGGCCTGGAGGATTCCCAAACTCCTCTGTCTCTCCAAGGCCACGCCCAGCCTTTCAACCCATCTCGTAGGCTCTACCTCCCAAACAGATCCAGAATCCAACTGCCTCTCAGCACCCCCGCTGCTGGGGCCCCGGCCTCTGCCAGCACCCGCTCTCACCTGACCACCTCATCTGCCTCCCCAGCCAGCTCTCTCCTTCCGCCTGGGCCCCTAGGTCCACCCTCAACCCAGCAGCGGGCGGGAGATCCTGTCCCTTCTCTGCTCAGACCCCTCCAGAGCCCCGCAGCGCAGTCCCAGAAAAGGCACGGTCTTCCCCAGTGGCCTGccgggccctcccctcccctcctcccgaCTCGGCCACCAGGCTCCTCCCATCTGAACAGGTCCGGGTGGTCCTGGTCCCAGGGGTCCTGCCTCGAGGCTTTGCCCTTGCCATTCACCCCGTCCTCTCCCCAGACATGGGGAGGGTCCCCTTCCCTCCTCAGGGTTTTGACCCAAAGCCACTTCTCAGTCCCCTGAggaccctcctccctcccagcgcccccagccccctcccctcctgagcACTCGGCATGGGGGCATAAATCAGCTCTTGTCCTCCCGCCACCAGAACCTGGACAGCTTCTAGGGCCAGTGTGACACTGGCTACAACTAGATGCTTGAGGCAGCGGCAGGGAGCCCAGAGCTGCGTCTGGgggctcgggggtgggggtgggcaggcacCAGCTTCTCCTGGACTTGCTGTTTCTGAACCAGGCGGATCTGCTCCAGCTGCTCCTGGGTCATGCCCTTCCAGCGGTCGGGGACCACGCGATGGGGCCCGAAGGAACTGGCTGCCTGCTGCGGGTCCTCTGACAGCAGGTCCCCACGCAGCAGGTTGGTGATCTCGGCCAAGTTGTCCTCTTGTTCCTGTTTTCTCTCTTGACGTTTCTTTTCCGCTGACTCCAAGGCCTGCACAGCGAAAGAGACTAAGGAGGCTGCTCTGAGTGACTCCAGTGGGATGCAGCGACCCCATAGGCTGGCCCGTCTCACTGCCCCCAAAGGAAGAAGGGCCCCAGGGATGGGTGGCTAGGGAGGTACCCTTGTCAGGCACAGAGGTGGAAAGGCCCTCGGACCCTCCATCAGCTGCCTGGGCAATGACGGGGGAATGAGCTGGGCCCCAGGAATCACTAGGACTCAGGTCATGTGCATAATCACTGAAGGTTTTGGTTTGCAGCGATTGGCCAAAGCGGGGAGCTGCCTCCCCCTTTTAGGCGGCTGTGTCCCCTCGGCTTGGCCTCACCCACCCCCAGATGGGGTCTGTGGCCCTGGTCACCCTTGGACAGCAACCAGCCACAGAGAACGACCAACCCGGTTCACAGCAGTGGTGATTCCTAAAAGGCACTTCCACTGCCCGGTAACCTCGGCCCCAAGGagaggtcaatccctggcccaatccCAGCTCCCTTGAgggtggtgggtggagggagtgggCCCTGATGTGTGACCTGGAGCAGGTCCCTCCCCTGTCTGGGCTGCAGTTATCTCTCAGTAAAGTCAGGAGATGGATTCAGAGACATTTATCAGTGTTCCTACTTCTCTTTAGTAATGAACCAACGGACAGGGCACTTTGCCAGTGGCGCCCAGCAGGGACTCACAGGGGAACCAGCTTACACAAGCTACGTTACCACCTTACATAAGCTTGTGCTCTGAAGCTGGACAGGCCCAGATTCAAATCCTGGACTTGCTATATTTGGAAGTCCAGGGTTGGAATCTGCCAAAGCAGATCAGGTTAGGACTCAGGTGTCCTGAAGAAAGTCagttcctccaggaagcctgttTCTTTATCAATTAAAGTGGGTTAATCATGCCCTCCTGATATGGTTGTTGAACACGATGACTGATAAGAGCAGCTAATTGTTGCAGGGATTAGAAGGAAAGGCCATGATTGATGAGCCAAGGAGGCTGGGGTGCCCCAGGAGGTGGCTGTGTGTTTGTCCTCCCCTCCAGACAGTGCCCGGGGTGTACCTGGTTCTTGTTGAATTCTTTCACAGCTGCACAAACCGCCTTTCTGGTGGTGCCTTCCAGATTCTGTAAATGCTTGGCTGTTTCATCAAACTGCAGCCTGGTCTCCAAGTAGAGATCCTCTGAAAAGAAGCAAAGTGCAATCAAACCTTGCATCCACGTGTCTGTTCATGCACCTGCTTCTCATCCTGCACCCGTCTAAAGAAAGAGGATGCATGGGAGGGCTATGGGGAGACTGGGATGAGTTCATGCAAGTGAAGCTCTTCAGTGGGTTCCTGGCACGAATGTCAGCAATCATGTCTATGGATGGGTAATGTCTGCTATGGATTAGTAATGTCTGCCACGCTAGCAGTGGGGTTGGGGAGGTAGGGCGCGGCACGGTGGGAGATACGGTCAGACGGTGAGGGCCTTGCTGGTCCTTGAAATAAATTTGGTTTTTATTGAGTGAAGCTTTTGGAAGGTTTTGAGTAGATAACTTTGAATACAGTCATCCTGGCTGCTGGATGGAGCAGAGATGGTAGAGGGACCAAAGCAGAAGCCAGGAGACCAGTTAGGGGTTTTACTGCAGTCCTCCAGTTGGGAGATGTTAGCCGCTTAGCCCAGAGTGGTGCTGGTGAAGGTGGTGGGAAGCTGAGGTGACCTGCTCTTGGACTGCGTGTGGCAtttgagagaaaggaaggagccCAGGCTGCTTGGGCTGGGCCTGGTCAACTAGGAGAACAGagctggtctttttagggctgcacccatagcaggtggaggttcccaggctaggggtccaattggaactacagctgctggcctacaccacagccacagccatgtgggatctgaaccacgtctgtgacccacaccccagctcacggcaacgccagatctttaacccactgagagaggccagggatggaacccacaacctcatggttcctagtcggactcatttctgctgcaccttgatgggaactcctgatctgctGAAGAAGGTACTGAGACCCGTTGGTCTTTTTTGTCCCTCACCGGCGTGTTTTTGGTCCTCACGGGCAATCTTCCACTCCCT
Above is a window of Sus scrofa isolate TJ Tabasco breed Duroc chromosome 5, Sscrofa11.1, whole genome shotgun sequence DNA encoding:
- the RIBC2 gene encoding RIB43A-like with coiled-coils protein 2 — encoded protein: MEVAQPKDLEEDFGQAKKRHAELCRQKRIFNARNRIFGGDIDAWNVQVCDQKIREATEKARQETFAAEMRQNDKITCILEDRARRDRKTLCKAISDFQQSFQKPETRREFDLSDPLALKKDLPARQSDNDARNTVSGMQKFMGEDLNFHQRRKFQEEQNREWSLQQQREWKIAREDQKHAEDLYLETRLQFDETAKHLQNLEGTTRKAVCAAVKEFNKNQALESAEKKRQERKQEQEDNLAEITNLLRGDLLSEDPQQAASSFGPHRVVPDRWKGMTQEQLEQIRLVQKQQVQEKLRLQEEERQRDMDWDRQRVQKARATLLSERQLQRQQRALRRALDGSNLSLAKEQLLQKKYMKEIYTNQPTEDYFTQFNTRSR